ACGGCCCACAACTCATTCCCATTGATGCGCCATACCCCCTCAACGGCCATCAGGGCACCACAACACTGGGTCACGAGTTCGCAGGTGTTGTGAGTGAAGTTGGAAGAAACGTGACCAAGGTCAAGATCGGTGACCGAGTGATCGTAGAGCCGATCTTCAGAAATCCAGAGAGCCCTTTTATTGAAAGTGGAGAGTATAACCTCTCAGAGCCGTTGGGATTTGTAGGGCTCACGGCCAATGGTGCTTTCGCCAAGTATGTGGTGGTGGAGGAGTATATGGCGCACAAGATGCCTAAGAGCATGTCCTTTGAGCAAGGGGCCATCGTAGAGCCCGCAGCAGTCGCAGCCTACGGACTCCAGCAGAGCGGAATGAAGATGGGTGACACGGTGCTCGTCACAGGAGCTGGTCCGATCGGCTTGCTCACTGTTCAAGTCGCCATAGCCAGTGGTGCATCCCAGGTATTTGTTACGGATGTTTCAGAGGCCAGGCTGGTGAAGGCCAAAGAAGTTGGAGCCACGCAGACCTTTGATGCCAAGGATAAGGATATCCCAACGAAGATCCGAGAGATGACAGGTCATGGTGTCGATGTTTACATTGATGCCGCGGGTGTACAAGCATCATTCGACACGGGCATCAAGAGTTTGCGCAATGGAGGTACGGCGGTCTTGGTCGCACTCTTCTCCAAAAATGTTAGTCACGATGCCTTGGATCAGGCCTTGCGGGAGTTGACGATAAAAGGCATCATCGGTTATCGCAATATCTTCCCAGAGGTCATTGCGCTCATCAGCAGTGGAAGACTACCTGTGGAGAAGTTGGTCACCAGGACCATATCACTGGACGAGATCGTGGAAAAGGGCTTTGAAGCACTCGTCAATGACCCTTCAGAAGTAAAGGTCCTTGTTGATATGGCTCGATAAAATTCACACAAGACTCACCCGTTAAAACTAAGAAAATGGCAAAATTGAATGCGATCGGACTGGATATCAAGAAGTCCAAAGTCCTAGCAGATAAACTCAATGAACTGTTGGCGGACTATTCGGTCTTCTATCAGAACGTGAGAGGGTATCACTGGAATATCAGAGGAGATAAATTCTTTGAACTCCACGATAAGTTCCAGGAGATGTATGAGGATCTATTCATAAAGATCGATGAAGTGGCTGAGCGCATACAAACGCTCGGACACACGCCTAACCATCAGTTCTCCGCTTATCTAAAAGAAGCCAAGGTAAAAGAGAGCGCTGAGGTAGCCGATGGAATAAAGGATGTGAAAGACACCCTCGATTCCTTGAAGATCATCATCGCTCTCCAACGTGAGATCTTGGATCTATCTGCCGATGCTGATGATGAAGGAACCAACGCACTTATGAGCGACTACATCCGCGAGCAAGAGAAATTGGTCTGGATGTACTCTGCTTATTTGAATTGATCTTTTGTGGATCGATCTCCCGTCATTAAAACCAACATAGAACTATGGCTAAGAAGGATGATAAGAAGAAATTGGCCTCCGTTTCGGGCAGGCCTATCGCGGAGAATCAAAACGTAAAGACAGCGGGAAAGAGAGGCCCCATGATACTAGAAGACTTTTGGTTTCTAGAAAAACTGGCCCACTTCGATCGAGAAGTGATCCCTGAAAGGCGTATGCACGCCAAAGGTTCAGGAGCTTTTGGAACGTTCAAGGTCACGCACGATATTTCCAAGTATACACGAGCAAAATTGTTCTCAGACGTTGGAAAGAAGTCCGATGTCTTTGTTCGTTTTTCCACTGTAGCTGGAGAGCGGGGCGCAGCCGATGCAGAAAGAGATATTCGAGGATTTGCGATCAAGTTCTACACCGAAGAGGGCAATTGGGATCTAACGGGAAACAATACACCTGTATTCTTCTTGCGCGACCCCTATCGATTCCCTGACCTCAACAAAGCGGTGAAACGAGACCCCAAGACCAATTTGCGCAGTGCTAACCATAATTGGGATTTCTGGACTTTATTGCCCGAGGCATTACATCAGGTCACGATCACGATGAGTGACAGGGGAATACCTAGATCCTTTCGCCATATGCATGGATTCGGAAGCCACACATTCAGCATGATCGATGCTGATAATAAGAGGGTATGGGTCAAGTTCCACTTCAAAACGGAACAGGGAATCGAAAATCTGAGCAATGAGGAAGCGGGAGCCATCATAGCTGGTGATCGAGAAAGTAATCAGCGCGACTTGTTCGATGCCATTGAGAGAGGCGACTTCCCTAAGTGGAAAATGAAGATCCAAGTTATGACCGAGGCACAGGCAAAGGACTGTCCTTTTAACCCCTTCGACCTGACCAAAGTTTGGCCACATGGCGATTATCCCCTCATCGATGTCGGTGTAATGGAGTTGAATAGAAACCCCGAAAACTACTTCGCCGATGTAGAGCAAGCAGCCTTCAACCCGGCCAATGTAGTGCCTGGTATCGGCTTCTCTCCTGACAAGATGTTACAGGCCAGACTGTTTTCTTACGGAGATGCTCAGCGGTATCGACTCGGTGTGAATCACTATCAGATACCCGTGAATAAACCGCAGTGCCCCTTCCATAATTCATCCCGAGATGGAGCTATGCGCGTAGATGGCAATGAAGGTGGAACACTGCATTATTTCCCGAACAGCTACAGCCAATGGGAAGAACAAAAGGAGTTTACAGAACCGGGACTGAGCATCGAGGGCGAAGCCGATCATTATGACTTCAGGGAAGATGATAGCGACTACTTTTCTCAGCCCGGAAACCTTTTCCGATTGCTCACTGCGGATAAAAAAGAGCTCTTGTTTAAGAATACAGCGGCTGAAGTGGGTGGTGCCGAGATCTTTATTCAAGTGCGACACGCTCATAATTGCTATAAAGCGGATCCAGCCTATGGTGAAGGTGTGGCGAAAGCACTTGGATTGGATATTGAAGAAATCTTAAAAAAATAAACAACATGGAATACACGGAGAACATAACGGGGATCAAGATCAACGTGCAAGCGGTAGACATCACCATCGGAGAGGATGTGAAGGACGCGATACGCAAGTCCATTACGCGCTTGAGGCGCTATTTTGACCACATCGAATGGGCGGATATTTACTTGGAAGATAAAACGGAGAAAAAGACCGAGCAAAAGCAGGTAAGCATCCGCTTGGGCATTCCTGGTAATGATGCTTTCGCTTCAGAATACGGGGACAACTTCCACGCGCTATTGACGAGCGTAGAGGATAAGTTGAAAAGTCAATTAGAGAAGTGATAATGTTATTAAGCTATCTCATTCTTGAAACAAAGTCGAGTAGCTTTATTTTTCCTTGATAAACCATCTGCTTTGCTTGTGGTCATGTGCTTGAGGCCATGCCTATGTTTGCCTTCTGGGTAAATATAAGCGACTCAGCCATGTGGTTTATTAGTGCGATTACCATATGTGTGGGTGCCCAAGTACCGGTTTCGGATATTGAAAGGTGCAGTTAAGGAGCTGGTAGAGCATGATGATTGAATGCTTTGTGAGTGGAAACGATGCGTTGTTGAAGACTTAAGCGTTCAAGAGGATCATATCCATTTGCTTGTGTCTGTTCCATCGAAGATTTCTATATCGCAGCTTCTGGGAGTATTTGAAGGCAAACTGGCGATCAAAATATTCAGGAGCTATCCACAATTCAAACAGAAGCCGAACTGGGGGAATCACTTTTGGGCAAGAGGCTATTTCGGGAGCACGCTAGGTCTGGATGAGGATATGATCAAGCGGTACGTTCAGCATCAAGAAAAAGAGGAAAAGAAAGTCGAGGCTCTCCAACAGAGTTTCGAGTTCTGACGTGCCGCCCCTTAAAGGGACTTCTCAACACCACCTTCTATGAAGGTGGCTTTTTTACTTCAATTCGTACTAAAGTTACTAATTTTTGCTGATCTTCGATCAGAGTAAAAAGCAAAGAAAACAGTCAAAATGATAGTTAGCGAATTTAGCGATACCTGTAGGTTGTATGAGGGTTTCCAGGTGTGGGAGATCGAAAGCATAGATGCGTTCTTCAAAGGGAGTGAAATATTAGCCACCATCCTGAATGATTTCTATAAGATTCCAATTCAGGAATTTTCTGAAAAACGAAAGGACATTCCGGATAGCGACTTTGACATCATGAAAAACCTGTTAAGCCTAGTGGATAACAAATCGTTCTATCTATTTACCCTTCATGATGAGAACCATGTGGAACTAGTGGGGATGCAGAAAATGAAGACAATGGATTTCGGGATGGATATTGAGCATATAAGAAATGATCGTGTCTATGCCATGATAATGGACAAAAGGAAATAGGTGCAGTTAACATTGTAGGGTTAATGGACAAAACGAATGGTAAAACCTTCTGAAAGTCCTACCTGGCTTAGGTTAGAGGCCTTTCAAAGGTCATGAACCAAAAAAGTGCTCTTTGTGTGGTGGTCCAGTTATTAACAAATACGGCCAAGGTTCGGGGTAAGCAACGGTACCGTTGCCGCACTTGTGGTAAGCAATTTTTAGGCGGCCAAACAAAGCAGCCCGAAGAACTATGGTTTGAGTATCAAGCTGGCAAACAGACTTACAGGCAGTTGGCTCTCAAGTATGGTTGTTCTATTCGGACCATACAGCGGACGTTGGACAAATACACAGGCACTGAAGCCAAGGCTGTTCTGCCATCTTCAGCCGTGGTTTTAATGGATACGACCTACTTCGGGAGAACCTTCGGTGTAATGGTGTTCAGGGATGCAACTACAGGCACAGTCCTGTATAGGAAATACGTAAAACATGAGACCAACCAGCTTTATGCGGATGGTCTGAAATTCCTTCGTGGACAAGGCGTGGAGATAAGCGCCGTTGTTTGTGATGGCCGACGAGGCCTGTTGCAACTCTGCAGAGGAATCCCGGTGCAAATGTGCCAATTTCATCAAGTAGCGATCATTACCCGCTATCTCACTAGAAGGAATCTCAAAAATAAGCATTGCCTAAGTTATCTATGAACACTGGGCTTTGATCAACTTTTTAATGTTCCAGTTGATCTTCTTCTTTGGCGCAATGTACTTCGCTAAGAAAAGCGATGGACATCAGCGACAAGCAATGGGAAGTGTTGGAAAAACCGCTTACAAGTATTTTTCATAAGAGCGAAACACGTGGCAGGCCCAGACAAGATCCACGTGCGGTGCTTAACGGGATCTTGTGGATATGCCGGACCGGTGCACCATGGGCAGATCTACCTGGCAGATACCCGCCATACCAGACTTGCCATCGGTACCACAAACACTGGTGCAAGAGCGGTTCTTGGGATAAACTGCTGCATGCTCTTGCATCGGATCTACGCGATCGAGGGAAGATCGACATTACCGAATGCTTTATCGATGGCACCTTCGCAAGTGCCAAAAAAGGGGGGGCTTGTGTTGGACCTACTAAGAAAGGGAAAGGCACCAAGATCATGGCAGTCACAGACGCTGTTGGTATTCCTCTCACCGTACGGGCCTTTAGCGCCAGCACCCATGAAGTAAAGCTAGCCGATAGGACGATCCGTTCGTGTGCCATAAAGCCCAAACGTGTGATCGCCGACAGGGCGTACGACAGTGACAAACTAAGACGCACATTGAAGAAACGCGGAATCCAACTGGTATGTCCGCACAGGAGTAACAGAAAACGACAAGTGCATCAAGATGGACGGGAATTACGGCGCTACAAACGCCGCTGGAAGGTCGAAAGGTTGTTCGCGTGGTTGTTTAACTCGCGCCGTACATTCGTTCGGTATGAATACCATGCAGACCTCTTCTTAGGC
This genomic window from Flavobacteriales bacterium contains:
- a CDS encoding 2,3-butanediol dehydrogenase; translation: MATMKAARWHAAKDIRVEEATIPTPNDDQVKIEVKFAGICGSDLHEYNHGPQLIPIDAPYPLNGHQGTTTLGHEFAGVVSEVGRNVTKVKIGDRVIVEPIFRNPESPFIESGEYNLSEPLGFVGLTANGAFAKYVVVEEYMAHKMPKSMSFEQGAIVEPAAVAAYGLQQSGMKMGDTVLVTGAGPIGLLTVQVAIASGASQVFVTDVSEARLVKAKEVGATQTFDAKDKDIPTKIREMTGHGVDVYIDAAGVQASFDTGIKSLRNGGTAVLVALFSKNVSHDALDQALRELTIKGIIGYRNIFPEVIALISSGRLPVEKLVTRTISLDEIVEKGFEALVNDPSEVKVLVDMAR
- a CDS encoding catalase, whose protein sequence is MAKKDDKKKLASVSGRPIAENQNVKTAGKRGPMILEDFWFLEKLAHFDREVIPERRMHAKGSGAFGTFKVTHDISKYTRAKLFSDVGKKSDVFVRFSTVAGERGAADAERDIRGFAIKFYTEEGNWDLTGNNTPVFFLRDPYRFPDLNKAVKRDPKTNLRSANHNWDFWTLLPEALHQVTITMSDRGIPRSFRHMHGFGSHTFSMIDADNKRVWVKFHFKTEQGIENLSNEEAGAIIAGDRESNQRDLFDAIERGDFPKWKMKIQVMTEAQAKDCPFNPFDLTKVWPHGDYPLIDVGVMELNRNPENYFADVEQAAFNPANVVPGIGFSPDKMLQARLFSYGDAQRYRLGVNHYQIPVNKPQCPFHNSSRDGAMRVDGNEGGTLHYFPNSYSQWEEQKEFTEPGLSIEGEADHYDFREDDSDYFSQPGNLFRLLTADKKELLFKNTAAEVGGAEIFIQVRHAHNCYKADPAYGEGVAKALGLDIEEILKK
- a CDS encoding DNA starvation/stationary phase protection protein → MAKLNAIGLDIKKSKVLADKLNELLADYSVFYQNVRGYHWNIRGDKFFELHDKFQEMYEDLFIKIDEVAERIQTLGHTPNHQFSAYLKEAKVKESAEVADGIKDVKDTLDSLKIIIALQREILDLSADADDEGTNALMSDYIREQEKLVWMYSAYLN
- the raiA gene encoding ribosome-associated translation inhibitor RaiA, with the translated sequence MEYTENITGIKINVQAVDITIGEDVKDAIRKSITRLRRYFDHIEWADIYLEDKTEKKTEQKQVSIRLGIPGNDAFASEYGDNFHALLTSVEDKLKSQLEK